In Streptomyces sp. NBC_00704, a genomic segment contains:
- the panC gene encoding pantoate--beta-alanine ligase codes for MTTALLRTAGELHARARGGRRTVVMTMGALHEGHATLVRTARDLAGPDGEVVVTVFVNPLQFGQGEDLDRYPRTLDADLKVAELAGADVVFAPSADEVYPGGEPQVRITAGPMGERLEGRSRPGHFDGMLTVVAKLLHLTRPDTALFGQKDAQQLALIRRMVRDLDFGVEIVAVPTVREEDGLALSSRNRYLSAGERRTALALSQALFAGRDRHAAQEALRARAREVPASHARAEALSALGESRAAADAHAVAKAAPGDAAGVRAAARTVLDEAARLVPRLELDYLALVDPSDFTEIEDGFTGEAVLAVAARVGATRLIDNLTLTFGAAS; via the coding sequence ATGACCACCGCCCTGCTGCGCACCGCCGGCGAACTCCACGCACGCGCGCGTGGCGGCCGCCGGACCGTCGTGATGACGATGGGCGCCCTGCACGAAGGACACGCCACCCTCGTGCGCACCGCCCGCGACCTCGCCGGGCCGGACGGCGAGGTCGTCGTCACGGTCTTCGTCAACCCGCTTCAGTTCGGCCAGGGCGAGGACCTCGACCGCTACCCCCGTACCCTCGACGCCGACCTCAAGGTCGCCGAACTGGCGGGCGCGGACGTCGTGTTCGCCCCTTCCGCGGACGAGGTCTACCCCGGCGGCGAGCCCCAGGTCCGCATCACCGCGGGCCCCATGGGCGAGCGCCTGGAAGGCCGCTCCCGCCCCGGGCACTTCGACGGCATGCTGACGGTCGTCGCGAAGCTGCTGCACCTCACCCGCCCCGACACGGCGCTGTTCGGGCAGAAGGACGCCCAGCAGCTCGCCCTGATCCGCCGCATGGTGCGGGATCTCGACTTCGGCGTGGAGATCGTCGCGGTGCCCACCGTGCGCGAGGAGGACGGGCTCGCCCTGTCCAGCCGCAACCGCTACCTGTCCGCCGGGGAACGGCGCACCGCGCTCGCGCTGTCCCAGGCCCTCTTCGCGGGCCGCGACCGGCACGCCGCGCAGGAGGCACTGCGGGCCCGCGCGCGGGAGGTGCCCGCCTCCCACGCGCGCGCCGAGGCCCTCAGCGCCCTCGGGGAGTCCCGTGCCGCCGCCGACGCGCACGCCGTCGCGAAGGCCGCCCCCGGCGACGCGGCGGGCGTCCGCGCGGCCGCCCGCACGGTCCTCGACGAGGCCGCCCGCCTCGTCCCACGGCTCGAACTGGACTACCTCGCGCTCGTCGACCCGTCCGACTTCACCGAGATCGAGGACGGCTTCACCGGCGAGGCCGTCCTCGCCGTCGCCGCCCGGGTCGGCGCGACCCGGCTGATCGACAACCTCACCCTCACCTTCGGAGCCGCCTCGTGA
- a CDS encoding L-aspartate oxidase: protein MTSTGIRLHAPAPGWNIDADVVVVGSGVAGLTAALRCEAAGLTTVVVTKARLDDGSTRWAQGGIAAALGEGDTPEQHLDDTLVAGAGLCDEEAVRILVTEGPDAVRRLIATGAHFDESEEGGLELTREGGHHRRRIAHAGGDATGAEISRALVEAVRARGMRTVENALVLDLLTDADGRTAGVTLHVMGEGQHDGVGAVHAPAVVLATGGMGQVFSATTNPSVSTGDGVALALRAGAEVSDLEFVQFHPTVLFLGADAEGQQPLVSEAVRGEGAHLVDADGVRFMVGQHELAELAPRDIVAKGIMRRMQEQDAEHMFLDARHFGAAMWEHRFPTILAACRTHGIDPVTEPVPVAPAAHYASGGVRTDSHGRTTVPGLYACGEVACTGVHGANRLASNSLLEGLVYAERIVADIAASRAGDALRARVPAPVEHPERPAHPLLAPEARFAIQRVMTDGAGVLRSAGSLEKAADQLHRLHSEARDALDENGKTAEPGVDTWEATNLLCVARVLVAAARQREETRGCHWRDDHADRDDAKWRRHIVVRLNPDRTLAVHTTDTADFPPTRQHHQEQ, encoded by the coding sequence GTGACCAGCACAGGCATACGACTGCACGCGCCCGCGCCCGGGTGGAACATCGACGCGGACGTCGTGGTCGTCGGCTCCGGCGTGGCCGGCCTGACCGCCGCCCTGCGCTGCGAGGCCGCCGGCCTGACGACGGTCGTCGTCACCAAGGCCCGCCTGGACGACGGCTCCACGCGCTGGGCGCAGGGCGGCATAGCCGCGGCCCTGGGCGAGGGCGACACGCCCGAACAGCACCTGGACGACACGCTCGTGGCGGGCGCCGGTCTGTGCGACGAGGAGGCCGTGCGGATCCTGGTCACCGAGGGCCCCGACGCGGTGCGCCGGCTGATCGCGACCGGCGCGCACTTCGACGAGTCCGAGGAAGGCGGCCTGGAGCTGACCCGCGAGGGCGGTCACCATCGTCGTCGCATCGCGCACGCGGGCGGCGACGCGACCGGCGCGGAGATCTCCCGCGCGCTCGTCGAGGCGGTCCGCGCGCGGGGCATGCGCACCGTCGAGAACGCGCTCGTCCTGGACCTCCTCACGGACGCCGACGGCCGCACCGCTGGCGTGACCCTGCACGTCATGGGCGAGGGCCAGCACGACGGCGTGGGGGCCGTGCACGCCCCCGCGGTCGTGCTCGCGACCGGCGGCATGGGCCAGGTGTTCTCCGCCACCACCAACCCGTCGGTGTCCACCGGCGACGGCGTGGCGCTGGCGCTGCGGGCCGGCGCGGAGGTCTCCGACCTGGAGTTCGTCCAGTTCCACCCGACGGTGCTGTTCCTCGGCGCGGACGCGGAGGGCCAGCAGCCCCTCGTCTCCGAGGCGGTGCGCGGCGAAGGCGCCCACCTGGTCGACGCGGACGGCGTGCGCTTCATGGTCGGGCAGCACGAGCTCGCCGAACTCGCCCCGCGGGACATCGTCGCCAAGGGCATCATGCGGCGCATGCAGGAGCAGGACGCCGAGCACATGTTCCTCGACGCCCGGCACTTCGGCGCCGCCATGTGGGAGCACCGCTTCCCGACGATCCTCGCCGCCTGCCGCACCCACGGCATCGACCCGGTCACCGAGCCCGTCCCGGTCGCCCCGGCCGCCCACTACGCGTCCGGGGGCGTGCGCACCGACTCCCACGGCCGCACGACCGTGCCCGGGCTCTACGCGTGCGGGGAGGTCGCCTGCACCGGTGTGCACGGCGCGAACCGCCTCGCGTCGAACTCCCTCCTGGAGGGCCTCGTCTACGCCGAGCGCATCGTGGCCGACATCGCCGCGAGCCGGGCCGGCGACGCGCTCCGCGCGCGGGTGCCCGCGCCCGTCGAGCACCCCGAGCGGCCGGCGCACCCGCTGCTCGCCCCCGAGGCCCGCTTCGCCATCCAGCGCGTGATGACCGACGGGGCCGGCGTCCTGCGCTCCGCCGGGTCCCTGGAGAAGGCCGCCGACCAGCTGCACCGACTGCACTCAGAGGCCCGCGACGCCCTGGACGAGAACGGCAAGACGGCCGAGCCCGGTGTCGACACCTGGGAGGCCACCAACCTCCTCTGCGTCGCGCGCGTGCTGGTCGCCGCCGCCCGGCAGCGCGAGGAGACCCGCGGCTGCCACTGGCGCGATGACCACGCCGACCGCGACGACGCGAAGTGGCGCCGCCACATCGTCGTGCGACTGAATCCGGACCGCACGCTCGCCGTACACACCACCGATACCGCAGACTTCCCCCCGACCCGGCAGCACCACCAGGAGCAGTGA
- the nadC gene encoding carboxylating nicotinate-nucleotide diphosphorylase, giving the protein MSTPDLPLARSGGCGDDCACGADAELTEEGHAAYMECGLDPALAGLLSHAGLDPVEVEDIANVAIGEDLAHGVDVTTVATIPEDAVATADFTAREAGVVAGLRIAEAVVSVVCTDEFEVERHVEDGDRVEAGQPLLSVTTRTRDLLTAERSALNLLCRLSGIATATRAWADVLEGTSARVRDTRKTTPGLRSLEKFAVRCGGGVNHRMSLSDAALVKDNHVVAAGGVAQAFEAVREAFPDVPIEVEVDTLHQLREVIDAGADLILLDNFTPGECEEAVGIVGGRALLEASGRLTLDNAKAYADTGVDFLAVGALTHSSPILDIGLDLRAAE; this is encoded by the coding sequence GTGAGCACCCCCGACCTTCCCCTCGCCCGGAGCGGCGGCTGCGGCGACGACTGTGCCTGCGGCGCCGACGCCGAACTCACCGAAGAAGGACACGCCGCCTACATGGAGTGCGGGCTCGACCCCGCGCTCGCCGGGCTCCTGTCCCACGCCGGGCTCGACCCGGTCGAGGTGGAGGACATCGCCAACGTCGCCATCGGCGAGGACCTGGCCCACGGCGTCGACGTGACGACCGTCGCGACCATCCCCGAGGACGCGGTCGCCACCGCCGACTTCACCGCCCGCGAGGCCGGCGTGGTCGCGGGCCTCCGGATCGCCGAGGCCGTCGTCTCGGTCGTCTGCACGGACGAGTTCGAGGTCGAGCGGCACGTCGAGGACGGCGACCGCGTGGAGGCCGGGCAGCCGCTGCTGTCGGTCACCACGCGCACGCGTGACCTCCTCACCGCCGAACGCAGCGCGCTCAACCTCCTGTGCCGCCTGTCCGGCATCGCCACCGCCACGCGCGCGTGGGCCGACGTCCTGGAAGGCACCAGCGCGCGTGTGCGCGACACCCGCAAGACGACGCCCGGCCTGCGCTCGCTGGAGAAGTTCGCCGTCCGCTGCGGCGGCGGCGTCAACCACCGGATGTCGCTGTCCGACGCGGCCCTGGTCAAGGACAACCACGTGGTCGCCGCGGGCGGCGTCGCGCAGGCCTTCGAGGCCGTCCGGGAGGCGTTCCCGGACGTGCCCATCGAGGTCGAGGTCGACACCCTGCACCAGCTGCGCGAGGTGATCGACGCCGGCGCCGACCTGATCCTCCTGGACAACTTCACCCCCGGTGAGTGCGAGGAGGCCGTGGGCATCGTCGGCGGGCGGGCCCTGCTGGAGGCGTCGGGCCGGCTGACCCTGGACAACGCCAAGGCGTACGCCGACACCGGCGTGGACTTCCTCGCCGTCGGGGCGCTGACGCACTCCTCGCCGATCCTGGACATCGGTCTGGATCTGCGAGCGGCTGAGTAG
- a CDS encoding type III pantothenate kinase — MLLTIDVGNTHTVLGLFDGEDIVEHWRISTDSRRTADELAVLLQGLMGMHPLLGDELGDGIDGIAICATVPSVLHELREVTRRYYGDVPAVLVEPGVKTGVPILFDNPKEVGADRIINAVAANELYGGPAIVVDFGTATTFDAVSARGEYVGGVIAPGIEISVEALGVKAAQLRKIEVARPRSVIGKNTVEAMQSGIVYGFAGQVDGVVTRMARELADDPDEVTVIATGGLAPMVLGESSVIDEHEPWLTLIGLRLVYERNVSRM; from the coding sequence ATGCTGCTGACGATCGACGTGGGCAACACGCACACCGTGCTCGGCCTGTTCGACGGTGAGGACATCGTCGAGCACTGGCGCATCTCCACCGACTCGCGCCGCACCGCGGACGAACTCGCCGTCCTCCTCCAGGGCCTGATGGGCATGCACCCGCTCCTCGGGGACGAGCTGGGCGACGGCATCGACGGGATCGCGATCTGCGCGACCGTGCCCTCGGTGCTGCACGAACTGCGCGAGGTGACGCGCCGGTACTACGGCGACGTGCCCGCCGTGCTCGTCGAACCCGGCGTGAAGACGGGCGTGCCGATCCTGTTCGACAACCCCAAGGAGGTCGGCGCCGACCGCATCATCAACGCCGTCGCGGCGAACGAGCTCTACGGCGGCCCGGCGATCGTCGTCGACTTCGGCACGGCCACCACGTTCGACGCGGTCAGCGCGCGCGGGGAGTACGTCGGCGGCGTCATCGCCCCCGGCATCGAGATCTCCGTGGAGGCGCTCGGCGTGAAGGCCGCGCAGCTGCGCAAGATCGAGGTGGCCCGCCCGCGCAGCGTGATCGGCAAGAACACCGTCGAGGCCATGCAGTCCGGGATCGTCTACGGATTCGCCGGCCAGGTCGACGGCGTGGTGACCCGGATGGCCCGCGAGCTGGCGGACGACCCGGACGAGGTCACGGTGATCGCGACGGGCGGGCTGGCGCCGATGGTGCTCGGCGAGTCCTCGGTGATCGACGAGCACGAGCCGTGGCTGACGCTGATCGGCCTGCGCCTGGTGTACGAGCGCAACGTCTCGCGCATGTGA
- a CDS encoding BlaI/MecI/CopY family transcriptional regulator — protein sequence MTRVWKWNRPVTVREVLEDLQQERSIAYTTVMTVLDNLHQKGWVRREAEGRAYRYEAVSTRAAYAAALMNDAWSQSDNPAAALVAFFGMMSEEQRGALRDAVRIVQGPETAEPVREPEPVREPREPEPAEPERAEPATAPTAENGGSGGSGASTGGAGENPASASEGGGR from the coding sequence ATGACGCGGGTGTGGAAGTGGAACCGCCCGGTGACCGTTCGAGAAGTCCTGGAAGACCTTCAGCAGGAACGGTCCATCGCGTACACCACGGTGATGACCGTTTTGGACAATCTCCATCAGAAGGGCTGGGTGCGCCGTGAAGCGGAAGGCCGGGCCTATCGATATGAGGCGGTCTCCACCCGCGCCGCCTACGCCGCCGCCCTGATGAACGACGCCTGGTCCCAGAGCGACAACCCCGCGGCCGCTCTCGTCGCCTTCTTCGGGATGATGAGCGAGGAACAGCGCGGAGCGCTGCGCGACGCCGTGCGCATCGTCCAGGGGCCGGAAACCGCCGAACCCGTACGCGAACCCGAACCCGTACGCGAACCCCGTGAACCCGAACCCGCCGAACCTGAACGCGCGGAACCCGCAACCGCCCCGACTGCCGAGAACGGGGGGAGTGGGGGGAGTGGGGCGAGTACCGGCGGCGCCGGGGAGAACCCCGCCTCGGCATCGGAGGGCGGCGGGCGATAG
- a CDS encoding amino-acid N-acetyltransferase — MSAESPSAENVGVTAKAITVRRARTGDVDAVRRLLDAYVRGGILLDKATVTLYEDIQEFWVAERDDNAEVVGCGALHVMWEDLAEVRTLAVKPGLKGAGVGHQLLEKLLHTARWLGVRRVFCLTFEVDFFAKHGFVEIGETPVDTDVYAELLRSYDEGVAEFLGLERVKPNTLGNSRMLLHL, encoded by the coding sequence ATGTCAGCAGAGAGTCCCTCGGCCGAGAACGTCGGAGTCACCGCTAAAGCCATCACCGTCCGGCGGGCCCGGACAGGCGATGTCGACGCCGTGCGCCGTCTCCTTGACGCCTACGTCCGCGGCGGCATCCTGCTCGACAAAGCGACCGTGACCCTTTACGAGGACATCCAGGAGTTCTGGGTCGCCGAACGCGACGACAACGCCGAGGTGGTCGGCTGCGGCGCCCTGCACGTCATGTGGGAAGACCTGGCCGAAGTGCGCACTCTCGCGGTGAAGCCCGGGCTCAAGGGCGCCGGCGTGGGCCACCAGTTGTTGGAGAAGTTGCTCCACACCGCGCGCTGGCTCGGCGTTCGCCGTGTTTTCTGTCTGACCTTCGAAGTGGACTTCTTCGCCAAGCACGGCTTCGTGGAGATCGGTGAGACGCCCGTCGACACCGATGTCTACGCGGAGCTGCTGCGTTCCTATGACGAGGGCGTCGCGGAGTTCCTCGGACTCGAACGAGTGAAACCGAACACCTTGGGCAACAGCCGGATGCTTCTGCATCTGTGA
- a CDS encoding histone-like nucleoid-structuring protein Lsr2: MAQKVQVLLVDDLDGGEADETVTFALDGKTYEIDLTTTNADKLRGLLEPYVKGGRRTGGRASGGRGKTRAASGGGSQDTAQIRAWAKENGFEVNDRGRVPATIREAYEKANG, encoded by the coding sequence GTGGCACAGAAGGTTCAGGTCCTTCTTGTCGATGACCTCGACGGCGGCGAGGCGGACGAGACCGTGACGTTCGCGCTGGACGGCAAGACGTACGAGATCGATCTCACGACCACCAATGCCGACAAGCTGCGTGGACTTCTCGAGCCCTACGTGAAGGGCGGCCGCCGCACCGGCGGGCGTGCTTCCGGCGGGCGCGGAAAGACGCGTGCGGCTTCCGGCGGCGGCAGCCAGGACACCGCTCAGATCCGCGCGTGGGCGAAGGAGAACGGTTTCGAGGTCAATGACCGCGGCCGAGTTCCGGCGACCATTCGCGAGGCCTACGAGAAGGCCAACGGCTGA
- a CDS encoding SCO3374 family protein, with the protein MVGSVPPLARPAAAAITTVPVPRRPLDPDGAAGPAGSAGPAGSAGPAGSAGSEDRIRGWYENELGWTTVPGSPVRLSVGERFDVLDVPAEAGFAALRRLAPDSPVAVRGDRMRLLVAAGGADEVPGILRWLDWGALPLDLTAIGEGGTVEAPPPARPPGRSPDRVPGPCRPGPVQGAAVWLRPPVAGREVEDSLPTMSASGGVGGAPDLVRLVDTLATHCHRVRLRRACPQPLAFS; encoded by the coding sequence ATGGTTGGCTCAGTTCCCCCGCTCGCCCGCCCGGCCGCCGCCGCGATCACCACGGTCCCCGTCCCCCGGCGGCCGCTCGACCCCGATGGTGCGGCCGGCCCGGCGGGTTCGGCCGGCCCGGCGGGTTCGGCCGGCCCGGCGGGTTCGGCCGGTTCCGAGGACCGGATCCGCGGCTGGTACGAGAACGAACTGGGCTGGACGACCGTGCCCGGATCGCCGGTACGACTTTCGGTGGGTGAGCGCTTCGACGTCCTGGACGTGCCGGCCGAGGCGGGCTTCGCCGCGCTGCGACGCCTGGCGCCGGACTCTCCGGTGGCCGTGCGGGGCGACCGGATGCGGCTGCTGGTGGCGGCGGGCGGCGCGGACGAGGTGCCGGGCATCCTGCGCTGGCTGGACTGGGGCGCGTTGCCGCTGGACCTGACGGCGATCGGCGAGGGCGGGACCGTCGAGGCGCCGCCGCCCGCACGCCCGCCGGGCCGTTCCCCGGACCGCGTTCCGGGACCGTGCCGCCCCGGGCCGGTGCAGGGGGCCGCCGTCTGGCTGCGGCCCCCCGTGGCAGGGCGCGAGGTCGAGGACTCGCTGCCGACGATGTCGGCGTCGGGGGGCGTTGGGGGCGCCCCCGATCTCGTACGGCTGGTGGACACGCTGGCGACGCATTGTCACCGTGTCCGGCTGCGGCGCGCGTGCCCTCAGCCGTTGGCCTTCTCGTAG
- a CDS encoding ATP-dependent Clp protease ATP-binding subunit produces the protein MFERFTDRARRVVVLAQEEARMLNHNYIGTEHILLGLIHEGEGVAAKALESLGISLEAVRQQVEEIIGQGQQAPSGHIPFTPRAKKVLELSLREALQLGHNYIGTEHILLGLIREGEGVAAQVLVKLGADLNRVRQQVIQLLSGYQGKETATAGGPAEGTPSTSLVLDQFGRNLTQAARESKLDPVIGREKEIERVMQVLSRRTKNNPVLIGEPGVGKTAVVEGLAQAIVKGEVPETLKDKHLYTLDLGALVAGSRYRGDFEERLKKVLKEIRTRGDIILFIDELHTLVGAGAAEGAIDAASILKPMLARGELQTIGATTLDEYRKHLEKDAALERRFQPIQVAEPSLPHTIEILKGLRDRYEAHHRVSITDEALVQAATLADRYISDRFLPDKAIDLIDEAGSRMRIRRMTAPPDLREFDEKIAGVRRDKESAIDSQDFEKAASLRDKEKQLLAAKAKREKEWKAGDMDVVAEVDGELIAEVLATATGIPVFKLTEEESSRLLRMEDELHKRVIGQVDAVKALSKAIRRTRAGLKDPKRPGGSFIFAGPSGVGKTELSKALAEFLFGDEDALISLDMSEFSEKHTVSRLFGSPPGYVGYEEGGQLTEKVRRKPFSVVLFDEVEKAHPDIFNSLLQILEDGRLTDSQGRVVDFKNTVIIMTTNLGTRDISKGFNLGFAASGDSKTNYERMKNKVSDELKQHFRPEFLNRVDDVVVFPQLTQADILRIVDLMIGKVDERLKDRDMGIELSSSAKELLSKKGYDPVLGARPLRRTIQREIEDSLSEKILFGELRPGHIVVVDTEGEGDAKTFTFRGEEKAALPDVPPIEQAAGGAGPNLSKDA, from the coding sequence ATGTTCGAGAGGTTCACCGACCGCGCGCGGCGGGTTGTCGTCCTGGCTCAGGAAGAAGCCCGGATGCTCAACCACAACTACATCGGCACCGAGCACATCCTCCTGGGCCTGATCCACGAGGGTGAGGGTGTCGCCGCCAAGGCCCTTGAGAGCCTCGGGATTTCGCTCGAGGCGGTCCGCCAGCAGGTGGAGGAGATCATCGGGCAAGGGCAGCAGGCTCCGTCCGGCCACATCCCCTTCACCCCCCGTGCCAAGAAGGTCCTGGAGCTGTCGCTCCGCGAGGCGCTTCAGCTGGGCCACAACTACATCGGCACGGAGCACATCCTGCTCGGCCTGATCCGCGAGGGCGAGGGCGTCGCCGCCCAGGTCCTCGTCAAGCTGGGCGCAGATCTCAACCGGGTGCGTCAGCAGGTCATCCAGCTGCTCTCCGGTTACCAGGGCAAGGAGACCGCCACCGCCGGCGGGCCTGCCGAGGGCACGCCCTCGACGTCCCTGGTCCTCGACCAGTTCGGCCGGAACCTCACCCAGGCCGCTCGTGAGTCCAAGCTCGACCCGGTCATCGGGCGCGAGAAGGAGATCGAGCGGGTCATGCAGGTGCTGTCCCGCCGCACCAAGAACAACCCGGTCCTCATCGGTGAGCCCGGCGTCGGCAAGACCGCCGTCGTCGAGGGCCTCGCGCAGGCCATCGTCAAGGGCGAGGTGCCCGAGACCCTCAAGGACAAGCACCTCTACACCCTGGACCTCGGCGCGCTGGTCGCCGGCTCCCGCTACCGCGGTGACTTCGAGGAGCGCCTGAAGAAGGTCCTCAAGGAGATCCGCACCCGCGGTGACATCATCCTGTTCATCGACGAGCTGCACACGCTGGTCGGTGCGGGCGCGGCCGAGGGCGCGATCGACGCCGCGTCGATCCTCAAGCCGATGCTTGCCCGCGGTGAGCTCCAGACCATCGGCGCCACCACGCTCGACGAGTACCGCAAGCACCTGGAGAAGGACGCGGCCCTCGAGCGCCGCTTCCAGCCCATCCAGGTCGCCGAGCCGTCGCTGCCGCACACCATCGAGATCCTCAAGGGTCTGCGCGACCGGTACGAGGCGCACCACCGCGTCTCCATCACGGACGAGGCCCTCGTCCAGGCCGCCACCCTGGCCGACCGGTACATCTCGGACCGCTTCCTGCCGGACAAGGCGATCGACCTGATCGACGAGGCCGGTTCCCGGATGCGCATCCGCCGGATGACCGCTCCGCCGGACCTGCGCGAGTTCGACGAGAAGATCGCCGGCGTGCGCCGCGACAAGGAGTCCGCGATCGACTCGCAGGACTTCGAGAAGGCCGCCTCCCTCCGCGACAAGGAGAAGCAGCTCCTGGCCGCCAAGGCCAAGCGCGAGAAGGAGTGGAAGGCCGGCGACATGGACGTCGTCGCCGAGGTCGACGGCGAGCTGATCGCCGAGGTCCTCGCGACCGCCACCGGCATCCCGGTCTTCAAGCTGACCGAGGAGGAGTCCTCGCGTCTGCTGCGCATGGAGGACGAACTCCACAAGCGGGTCATCGGCCAGGTCGACGCCGTCAAGGCGCTGTCGAAGGCGATCCGCCGTACGCGTGCCGGTCTGAAGGACCCGAAGCGTCCCGGTGGCTCGTTCATCTTCGCCGGCCCGTCCGGTGTCGGTAAGACCGAGCTGTCCAAGGCGCTCGCCGAGTTCCTCTTCGGCGACGAGGACGCGCTGATCTCCCTCGACATGTCGGAGTTCAGCGAGAAGCACACGGTGTCGCGTCTCTTCGGTTCGCCCCCCGGATACGTGGGCTACGAAGAGGGCGGCCAGCTGACCGAGAAGGTCCGCCGCAAGCCGTTCTCCGTCGTCCTCTTCGACGAGGTCGAGAAGGCCCACCCGGACATCTTCAACTCGCTGTTGCAGATCCTGGAGGACGGTCGGCTGACCGACTCCCAGGGCCGGGTCGTGGACTTCAAGAACACGGTCATCATCATGACGACCAACCTCGGCACCCGGGACATCTCCAAGGGCTTCAACCTGGGCTTCGCGGCCTCGGGCGACTCGAAGACCAACTACGAGCGCATGAAGAACAAGGTGTCGGACGAGCTCAAGCAGCACTTCCGTCCCGAGTTCCTCAACCGCGTCGACGACGTGGTGGTCTTCCCGCAGCTCACGCAGGCGGACATCCTGCGGATCGTCGACCTGATGATCGGCAAGGTGGACGAGCGCCTGAAGGACCGGGACATGGGCATCGAGCTCTCCTCGTCCGCCAAGGAGCTGCTGTCGAAGAAGGGTTACGACCCGGTGCTGGGTGCGCGTCCGCTGCGTCGCACCATCCAGCGCGAGATCGAGGACTCGCTGTCGGAGAAGATCCTCTTCGGTGAGCTGCGTCCCGGTCACATCGTGGTCGTCGACACCGAGGGCGAGGGTGACGCCAAGACGTTCACCTTCCGCGGCGAGGAGAAGGCCGCGCTGCCCGACGTCCCGCCGATCGAGCAGGCGGCCGGCGGAGCCGGTCCGAACCTGAGCAAGGACGCCTGA
- a CDS encoding HAD family acid phosphatase, whose protein sequence is MTRGTWTRRIALTAVATAAATALALPAGAQAATTADTSAVSVSGAATATVATASAAAAKVDYATWQQDCQAVMNQALPALKQRIAAAKPGEKQAIVFDIDNTTLESDFGFHYPAPANKPVLDVARYAQEHGVALFFVTARPGIISGVTDYNLKTVGYDVSGLYVRGFLDLFKDVAAYKTAQRVTIESKGYTIIANVGNSATDLSGGHAETTYKLPDYDGQLS, encoded by the coding sequence ATGACCAGAGGCACCTGGACGCGCCGCATCGCCCTGACCGCGGTGGCGACCGCGGCCGCCACCGCGCTGGCCCTCCCGGCCGGCGCCCAGGCGGCGACGACGGCAGACACCTCCGCCGTGTCCGTCTCCGGCGCGGCCACCGCCACGGTGGCCACCGCCTCCGCGGCGGCCGCGAAGGTCGACTACGCCACCTGGCAGCAGGACTGCCAGGCCGTGATGAACCAGGCGCTGCCGGCCCTGAAGCAGCGCATCGCCGCGGCGAAGCCGGGCGAGAAGCAGGCGATCGTCTTCGACATCGACAACACCACCCTGGAGTCCGACTTCGGCTTCCACTACCCGGCCCCGGCCAACAAGCCCGTCCTCGACGTGGCCAGGTACGCGCAGGAGCACGGCGTCGCCCTGTTCTTCGTCACCGCCCGCCCGGGCATCATCTCCGGGGTGACCGACTACAACCTCAAGACCGTCGGCTACGACGTCTCCGGCCTGTACGTGCGCGGCTTCCTGGACCTCTTCAAGGACGTCGCCGCCTACAAGACCGCCCAGCGCGTCACCATCGAGTCCAAGGGCTACACGATCATCGCGAACGTCGGCAACAGCGCCACCGACCTGTCGGGCGGCCACGCCGAGACGACGTACAAGCTGCCCGACTACGACGGCCAGCTCTCCTGA
- a CDS encoding M23 family metallopeptidase → MFQRVTFRSSRTSLLRTSVAVGAAAVGASVVLGTGVASAAAPAAAPAAKKAVSAASWMDPVKKYTLSAGFAQAGKMWQSTHSGQDFAVPSGTKVMAAHGGTVVKAGGNGAGDGPAYGNAIVIKHANGVYSQYAHLSRIEVKIGQVVKTGQEIARSGNTGNSSGPHLHFEIRKTANYGSAINPVAFLHAKGVKV, encoded by the coding sequence ATGTTCCAGCGCGTCACGTTCCGTTCTTCCCGTACGTCCCTGCTCCGCACCAGCGTGGCCGTCGGGGCCGCCGCAGTGGGCGCCTCGGTCGTGCTGGGGACCGGAGTGGCGTCCGCCGCCGCCCCCGCCGCCGCGCCGGCCGCCAAGAAGGCCGTCTCCGCCGCCTCCTGGATGGACCCGGTGAAGAAGTACACGCTGTCCGCCGGGTTCGCCCAGGCCGGCAAGATGTGGCAGTCCACCCACAGCGGTCAGGACTTCGCCGTGCCGAGCGGCACCAAGGTCATGGCCGCGCACGGCGGCACCGTGGTGAAGGCCGGCGGCAACGGCGCCGGCGACGGCCCGGCCTACGGCAACGCCATCGTGATCAAGCACGCCAACGGCGTGTACTCGCAGTACGCCCACCTCTCGCGCATCGAGGTGAAGATCGGCCAGGTCGTGAAGACCGGCCAGGAGATAGCGCGGTCCGGCAACACCGGCAACTCCAGCGGTCCGCACCTGCACTTCGAGATCCGCAAGACCGCCAACTACGGCTCGGCGATCAACCCGGTCGCCTTCCTGCACGCCAAGGGCGTCAAGGTCTGA